In Coriobacteriaceae bacterium, a single window of DNA contains:
- a CDS encoding LysR family transcriptional regulator, producing the protein MTLQQLRFLIAVAESGSINAAAQRLYTAQSNISNAVKSLEQELHLEIFTRSSRGVTLTNDGTELLGYARQVVEQADMLEARYEDGGTPQARLAVSAQHYAFSVEAFVNVVELCRDSKFEFIMRETTTSQIIDDVRAFRSDIGILYLDDFNARVLQKAFADARASFHPLFDATVHVFVSERHPLARRPQLSLADLTPYTRYSFEQGTSNSFYYAEEPFSYIPCDRNIRISDRGTLTNLLITSNGYTLSTGVLSNEMQWGMASIPLADAPTMHVGYIMHDERKPSPLLRQYLDELNRIIHAN; encoded by the coding sequence ATGACCCTCCAGCAGCTTCGTTTTCTGATTGCCGTGGCAGAGTCCGGCTCAATCAACGCTGCAGCTCAGCGCCTCTATACCGCTCAGTCCAACATCTCAAACGCCGTCAAAAGCCTCGAGCAGGAGCTCCATCTGGAAATCTTTACGCGCTCCAGCCGCGGCGTCACGCTCACCAACGACGGTACCGAGCTTTTGGGCTATGCGCGCCAGGTCGTAGAGCAGGCAGATATGCTCGAGGCCCGCTACGAGGACGGCGGCACACCTCAGGCCCGCCTTGCCGTCTCGGCCCAGCACTACGCGTTTTCGGTCGAGGCCTTTGTCAACGTCGTCGAGCTCTGCCGCGACAGTAAGTTCGAGTTCATCATGCGCGAGACCACCACCTCGCAGATCATCGATGACGTCCGCGCATTTCGCAGCGATATCGGCATTCTGTATCTGGATGACTTTAACGCCCGGGTTCTGCAGAAGGCCTTCGCCGATGCCCGCGCAAGCTTCCATCCCCTCTTCGACGCGACGGTCCACGTCTTCGTTAGCGAACGCCACCCGCTCGCACGCCGCCCTCAGCTGTCCCTTGCCGACCTCACGCCCTATACGCGCTACAGCTTTGAGCAGGGAACCTCAAACTCCTTCTATTACGCCGAGGAACCTTTTAGCTATATCCCTTGCGACCGCAACATACGAATCTCGGACCGCGGAACACTTACTAACTTACTTATCACGTCGAACGGTTACACCCTGTCGACCGGTGTCCTTTCCAATGAAATGCAGTGGGGTATGGCATCGATCCCGTTAGCAGACGCCCCAACGATGCACGTAGGATATATCATGCACGACGAGCGCAAGCCCTCTCCTCTCTTGCGGCAATACCTCGACGAGCTCAACCGCATCATCCATGCCAACTAA
- a CDS encoding O-acetylhomoserine aminocarboxypropyltransferase/cysteine synthase, which yields MSQFINNPEHTFGFDTLQLHVGQESADPASDSRAVPIYQTTSYVFRNSQHAADRFGLADAGNIYGRLTNSTQGVFEDRIAALEGGVAGLAVASGAAAITYTLQALAQAGDHVVAQKTIYGGSYNLLEHTLSQFGVETTFVDAHNLDEVEGAIKDNTTVIYLETLGNPNSDIPNIDAISEIAKKHGLPVVVDNTFGTPYLFRPLEHGANIVVHSATKFIGGHGTSLGGVIVDSGNFDWKASGKYAQIAEPNPSYHGVSFAEAAGPAAFATYVRAILLRDEGACISPFNAWVLLQGTETLSLRVDRHVENTKKVVEFLTGDSHVAKVNHPSLPEHPDHELYQKYFPNGGASIFTFEVKGGQEAAWKFIDHLQVFSLLANVADVKSLVVHPATTTHSQLSAEELAEQNITPSTIRLSIGTENAEDIIWDLKQAFAALDE from the coding sequence ATGAGCCAGTTTATCAACAACCCCGAGCACACCTTTGGTTTCGATACCCTGCAGCTGCACGTTGGCCAGGAGAGCGCCGATCCTGCATCCGACTCCCGTGCTGTGCCTATCTATCAAACCACGAGCTATGTGTTCCGCAACTCCCAGCACGCCGCCGACCGCTTTGGTCTTGCCGACGCCGGTAACATCTACGGCCGTCTGACCAACTCCACCCAGGGCGTCTTCGAGGACCGTATCGCCGCGCTCGAGGGTGGCGTGGCCGGTCTTGCCGTCGCCTCCGGTGCCGCTGCCATCACCTATACCCTGCAGGCACTTGCCCAGGCTGGTGACCACGTGGTCGCCCAGAAGACCATCTACGGCGGTTCCTACAACCTGCTGGAGCACACGCTCTCCCAGTTTGGTGTCGAGACCACCTTCGTCGATGCTCATAACCTGGACGAGGTCGAGGGCGCCATCAAGGACAACACCACGGTCATCTATCTCGAGACGCTCGGTAACCCCAACTCCGACATCCCCAACATCGACGCCATCTCCGAGATCGCCAAGAAGCATGGTCTGCCGGTTGTCGTCGACAACACCTTCGGCACCCCGTATCTGTTCCGTCCGCTGGAGCATGGTGCCAACATCGTCGTCCACTCCGCAACCAAGTTTATCGGCGGCCACGGCACCTCGCTGGGCGGTGTGATCGTCGACAGCGGTAACTTCGATTGGAAGGCGAGTGGCAAGTACGCCCAGATCGCTGAGCCCAACCCCTCCTACCACGGTGTTTCTTTTGCCGAGGCTGCCGGTCCCGCCGCCTTTGCAACCTATGTCCGCGCTATCCTGCTGCGTGACGAGGGCGCCTGCATCAGCCCGTTCAACGCCTGGGTCCTGCTCCAGGGCACCGAGACTCTGTCGCTGCGCGTTGACCGTCATGTCGAGAACACCAAGAAGGTCGTTGAGTTCCTGACCGGTGACAGCCACGTCGCCAAGGTGAACCACCCGAGCCTGCCCGAGCATCCCGACCATGAGCTGTACCAGAAGTACTTCCCCAACGGCGGTGCCTCGATCTTTACCTTTGAGGTTAAGGGTGGCCAGGAGGCAGCTTGGAAGTTCATCGATCATCTGCAGGTGTTCTCGCTGCTCGCCAACGTGGCCGACGTCAAGTCGCTCGTCGTGCACCCGGCTACCACCACGCACTCCCAGCTCTCTGCCGAGGAGCTCGCCGAGCAGAACATCACGCCCTCCACGATCCGTCTTTCCATCGGTACCGAGAACGCCGAGGACATCATTTGGGATCTGAAGCAGGCCTTCGCCGCGCTGGACGAGTAA